A DNA window from Argopecten irradians isolate NY chromosome 10, Ai_NY, whole genome shotgun sequence contains the following coding sequences:
- the LOC138332584 gene encoding uncharacterized protein translates to MEVSQDSDTGSTNGSEFFFGVSDGMFVQEEAVYGRQEIVDTSVFQIQDLFQLPTSGVEDENGTDCGNHGSSAPGGSEEPDVYPVSDIGSTFRSENFEEMRKSLEEICASITTSEEELNGEFEEPSSPKHSNTFPTSSHVVHESRPLSVQSQPDTASKASKVTLRDT, encoded by the exons ATGGAAGTTTCTCAGGACTCAGACACAGGAAGTACAAATGGAAGCGAATTTTTTTTCGGCGTTAGTGATGGAATGTTTGTCCAGGAAGAGGCTGTGTACGGTCGTCAGGAAATAGTGGATACTTCAGTGTTTCAGATCCAG GACTTATTCCAACTGCCAACGTCCGGTGTAGAAGACGAAAATGGTACAGATTGTGGTAACCATGGCAGCAGTGCGCCTGGTGGAAGTGAGGAACCGGATGTGTACCCGGTGTCAGACATCGGGAGTACTTTTAG GTCAGAAAACTTTGAGGAGATGCGTAAAAGTTTGGAGGAAATTTGTGCTAGTATAACGACATCAGAGGAGGAACTAAACGGAGAATTTGAAGAACCGTCTTCACCAAAACATAGCAATAC TTTTCCCACAAGCAGCCATGTTGTTCACGAATCGCGGCCACTTAGTGTCCAAAGTCAACCGGATACCGCTTCTAAGGCCAGTA AAGTCACGTTACGGGATACTTAA
- the LOC138333321 gene encoding uncharacterized protein, with the protein MKRWNCGRICSIAAVAICLGVWYTVWKGDITDKFDSMLHPTTPLLWRLDIRTNEPTKKISYKSYNHTNILKLSKIKRTEGYLVYDCSHRWQGSCGGWSDRLSGIFSTYILAILTNRKFLINFDNPCLLQDYFELHDWIYNETILRNKTSENYHLKDDSGRKIMNILTSATSVQPIKNFFTAEVSFVRINWDMTPEFRKFLHVEKYVPWITELHYADISHYVLNLFLRPKPFLTKTVDSVLKSKQTKTSFCAHARIGRSSTLPNDNVRTKAEDVHVILDFIKSIDKRKHDLFLATDSDNLQRQFTANYSNNFLLKVPGRITHIDQTKTGDICDGFQRQLLDFLLLSKCDKLVVCESGFSIMAAYLRDISDGLYCWTRRSVVPCSRYTIHDFFPKPLIGPPR; encoded by the exons ATGAAG CGCTGGAATTGTGGTCGAATCTGTAGCATAGCTGCAGTAGCTATATGTCTTGGTGTATGGTATACCGTGTGGAAGGGGGACATCACCGACAAGTTTGATTCAATGTTGCATCCGACGACACCGCTCCTTTGGAGATTGGATATCAGAACAAACGAACCTAccaaaaaaatatcatacaaatCGTATAATCATACGAACATACTCAAATTATCTAAGATAAAACGTACAGAAGGTTATTTGGTGTATGACTGCAGCCACAGATGGCAAGGGTCATGCGGTGGCTGGTCTGATAGACTTTCTGgaatattttcaacatatattttagCAATATTAACTAACCGAAAGTTTCTTATCAACTTTGACAATCCTTGCCTACTCCAAGATTATTTCGAGCTTCATGACTGGATTTATAACGAAACAATCTTAAGAAATAAAACCTCTGAAAATTATCACTTAAAGGACGATAGTGGGAGGAAGATTATGAACATATTAACGAGTGCCACATCAGTACAGCCCATAAAGAATTTCTTCACTGCTGAAGTTAGCTTCGTGCGTATAAATTGGGACATGACACCTGAATTCCGGAAATTCTTACACGTGGAGAAATATGTACCTTGGATAACGGAGCTGCATTATGCGGATATTTCTCATTATGTCTTGAATTTGTTTTTGCGTCCAAAGCCTTTTCTTACAAAAACAGTTGATAGTGTTTTGAAAAGTAAGCAAACGAAAACGTCATTTTGTGCGCATGCGAGAATTGGAAGAAGTTCTACATTACCTAACGATAATGTACGAACAAAAGCAGAAGATGTCCATGTTATTTTAGACTTTATCAAATCAATCgataaaagaaaacatgatttatttttagCTACAGACTCCGACAACTTACAGCGTCAATTTACGGCTAATTATTCCAACAATTTCCTTCTGAAAGTGCCAGGAAGGATAACTCACATAGACCAAACAAAGACTGGTGATATTTGTGATGGGTTTCAGAGACAACTTTTAGATTTTTTGTTACTAAGCAAATGTGACAAGTTGGTTGTTTGTGAAAGTGGATTTAGTATAATGGCGGCCTATTTACG